Proteins encoded by one window of Triplophysa rosa linkage group LG19, Trosa_1v2, whole genome shotgun sequence:
- the zgc:193801 gene encoding uncharacterized protein zgc:193801 codes for MSAFVAHPSVRVRGTELTYTPVLCQDEKCAGQEKGVHMHCPLCSVIESYQDPVILRAHFRIKHVDKGIDFAGLKVLRCCNHCEIVGTIKGEKRFKGAHWHCYRCRNGFNRRDEAIKHYNTHFRNPHTTFQIQVTQNVNCRQYYGDSSEARAKAYEGLTVSLGPDGASIGSILTQPVLNTGTETLLTVEPKYDCERTGIPLGAEEEVGSSQNSDGTQTLVLMDADGQGSSVIYDTATGILTEQEVEGLEQSLLQKRLLELHQQIDTLRQEKESMEKTLRGEIKQLKEQVASLVQSNVRMFEELQAYQCPDHSQQKVAKLMESLEAQHKELLQAQLASLRREILSGTDYMPINGHKGALELSLDLEEQQAKAISGSETGLEDLQLQTDQHEELKSSELELVPTDTMPCLESPSLDIDLSNTGLTTNVLEDKQEVSLSPVSSKKRSLVDDTERTVETKVQRVC; via the exons GTCAGGATGAGAAGTGTGCAGGGCAAGAGAAAGGAGTGCACATGCACTGCCCACTGTGCTCTGTGATTGAGTCTTACCAAGATCCTGTAATCCTTCGAGCTCACTTCCGCATTAAACATGTTGACAAAGGCATTGACTTTGCAG GTTTGAAGGTACTACGCTGCTGTAATCACTGTGAGATTGTAGGCACTATTAAAGGAGAAAAGAGGTTCAAGGGTGCTCACTGGCACTGCTATCGCTGTAGAAATGGTTTCAACAGAAGGGATGAGGCCATAAAACACTATAATACACATTTCCGAAATCCTCACACCACATTCCAGATCCAAGTCACACAG AATGTGAACTGCCGACAGTATTACGGTGACAGTTCAGAGGCACGTGCTAAAGCATATGAAGGGCTAACAGTGAGTCTTGGACCAGATGGTGCTAGCATTGGATCGATCTTAACCCAGCCCGTCCTTAACACTGGCACTGAAACCCTATTGACTGTGGAGCCAAAG TATGACTGTGAGAGAACTGGAATCCCATTGGGTGCTGAGGAGGAGGTGGGCTCTTCCCAGAATTCTGATGGGACACAGACCCTTGTTCTGATGGATGCTGATGGACAGGGAAGCAGTGTGATCTATGACACAGCTACTGGCATACTTACGGAACAG GAGGTAGAGGGTTTGGAACAGAGCCTGCTACAGAAACGACTCCTCGAGCTTCACCAGCAGATAGACACACTCCGTCAGGAAAAGGAGAGTATGGAGAAGACTTTACGTGGTGAGATCAAACAGCTCAAAGAACAG GTTGCAAGCCTGGTGCAGTCTAATGTAAGGATGTTTGAGGAACTGCAAGCATATCAATGCCCGGACCACAGCCAGCAAAAAGTAGCCAAGCTT atgGAAAGCCTTGAAGCTCAGCACAAGGAGCTACTGCAGGCACAGCTCGCCTCACTCAGGAGAGAGATCTTGTCAGGGACAGATTACATGCCAATCAATGGCCACAAGGGGGCGCTGGAGCTCAGTTTGGATTTAGAGGAGCAACAGGCAAAAGCAATCAGTGGCTCTGAAACAGGACTAGAGGATTTACAACTACAAACCGACCAACATGAGGAATTGAAATCCTCAGAGCTGGAACTTGTGCCAACAGATACAATGCCTTGTTTGGAGAGCCCCAGTTTGGACATAGATTTGTCAAACACTGGACTGACCACCAATGTTTTAGAAGATAAACAAGAAGTGTCATTGTCTCCTGTGTCGTCTAAGAAGCGCAGTTTGGTGGATGACACAGAACGGACTGTAGAAACAAAAGTACAGAGAGTCTGCTGA
- the mzt2b gene encoding mitotic-spindle organizing protein 2 isoform X2 produces the protein MSQSVQPGAMPSAPDSPSLSVTVSGNVQKYSIKKKKVLNAEETELFELTQAAGIVIDQEVFKIIVDLLKMNVAPLAVYQTLKTMCAGQKVSETSAGDASTASQTTTAPSESRVRSKTSSGQGEKTARDGSSQRVPRQVSATRGQKSAKSSGSSSSSSQLTSN, from the exons ATGTCACAGTCAGTGCAGCCAGGCGCAATGCCCTCCGCTCCGGACTCTCCGTCACTCAGCGTGACCGTCAGCGGCAATGTGCAGAAATACAGCATCAAGAagaaaaaggttttaaatgcgGAGGAGACTGAGCTGTTTGAGCTCACACAGGCCGCTGGCATAGTTATTGATCAAGAAGTTTTCAA GATTATAGTCGACTTGTTAAAGATGAACGTTGCTCCTCTGGCAGTCTATCAGACCCTAAAGACGATGTGTGCAGGACAGAAGGTCTCTGAAACATCTGCTGGTGACGCATCAACAGCATCTCAGACCACCACTGCACCTTCAGAGTCTAGAG TACGCAGTAAAACAAGTTCAGGGCAAGGAGAGAAAACTGCAAGAGATGGTTCTAGTCAGCGGGTGCCACGCCAGGTTAGTGCCACCAGGGGGCAGAAGAGCGCCAAGAGCTCTGGCAGTAGCAGCTCATCTTCTCAGCTCACCTCCAACTGA
- the mzt2b gene encoding mitotic-spindle organizing protein 2 isoform X1, which produces MSQSVQPGAMPSAPDSPSLSVTVSGNVQKYSIKKKKVLNAEETELFELTQAAGIVIDQEVFKIIVDLLKMNVAPLAVYQTLKTMCAGQKVSETSAGDASTASQTTTAPSESREEECVVSGKSAKTAAPPSSSAPRPPRGGAKIVVYSAGDTNAPVSQVRSKTSSGQGEKTARDGSSQRVPRQVSATRGQKSAKSSGSSSSSSQLTSN; this is translated from the exons ATGTCACAGTCAGTGCAGCCAGGCGCAATGCCCTCCGCTCCGGACTCTCCGTCACTCAGCGTGACCGTCAGCGGCAATGTGCAGAAATACAGCATCAAGAagaaaaaggttttaaatgcgGAGGAGACTGAGCTGTTTGAGCTCACACAGGCCGCTGGCATAGTTATTGATCAAGAAGTTTTCAA GATTATAGTCGACTTGTTAAAGATGAACGTTGCTCCTCTGGCAGTCTATCAGACCCTAAAGACGATGTGTGCAGGACAGAAGGTCTCTGAAACATCTGCTGGTGACGCATCAACAGCATCTCAGACCACCACTGCACCTTCAGAGTCTAGAG AAGAGGAGTGTGTGGTCTCTGGAAAGAGTGCTAAAACTGCAGCCCCTCCCTCTTCTTCTGCACCCCGCCCACCAAGGGGAGGGGCTAAGATAGTGGTCTACAGTGCGGGTGACACAAATGCTCCTGTCTCTCAAG TACGCAGTAAAACAAGTTCAGGGCAAGGAGAGAAAACTGCAAGAGATGGTTCTAGTCAGCGGGTGCCACGCCAGGTTAGTGCCACCAGGGGGCAGAAGAGCGCCAAGAGCTCTGGCAGTAGCAGCTCATCTTCTCAGCTCACCTCCAACTGA